The region AAATTATTTATAAAACTGACTAATTCTTCATCTCTCCATTGCTTTTTTGATCGATCCTTTAATAAACTTTTTAATACAGAGATTCTTTTTATCAAATTGTCAGATAAAAAATAAAATAAGGTTTGTGCATCAATTTCAACTTCATCCAATAGTTCTATCAACGAATCGAAAGTATCACTATCAATATCAAGTTTTATTTTATCCTCTCCATATTGTAAAACGTTACTTTCATACACTAAATTAAATCTATCAAAATAACTCTTTATTAATTTTGAAAATAGAAACTTACGTAAACTATAATTTTCTATAGATTTAAGATATTGATTAATGTAGTAAAAATCATCTTTATTTTCAATTCTACTGAAAATAAGTTCTTCAAGCTTCTCTTGATTATCTTTCTTTAGTAAATTTGTCCCCATAAACTCTACTAACATTTTTAGTTCATCACTGAACATAGCGTTTCGTCAATTTGTTGACAGTCCTCCCTTCTTGTAAAATAGAAGATTTAAGAATTATAGTTTTTTATGCATATTATTAGTTTGATAAATAAAAGCAATTATTTGTATTTATTTCACTCTTTAATATAATTTATATTCAATTGAGACTACTATAAGTATATTTTAACAGAAAATATTCTATTTACAACTCAAATCAAAAGTAACCAATAAAATTATAAATCTTGTCACTTAAGGTGTTATATCCCCTAGTATTACACTATACTTTGCCCCGGTTATTTGAGGAACGTTATTACAACGCCTTTTAAAAGTTTGATAAGCAAGAATAGCAAACGCAACAGCTTCTTTAGCGTCACTAGAATATCCTAATTGTTCTAGGATCATAACAACTACATTTTCTCCTAAAAGCATTTTTACATAAGATTTTATCATCAGAATCAATGTTGGATTATAGCTACCTCCACCTGAAATAATAATCTGATCTATTTTATTTCTAATAAATCTCTGATATGCATCAACAATAGTAAATGCAGTAAAATTTGTAACAGTAGCTATGATATCTTCATTGGACAAATGTAATTCTTTCCCTATATTGACAATTTTCCTTGCATAATTTAACCCGAAAGCCTCTCTTCCCGTAGTTTTAGGGGCTTTTTTACTTATAAATGGATGTTTTTTTAATTCATTAAGTAGTTCTGTCGATACTGTTCCTTTTATTGCCATTTCTCCATCTTTATCAAAAGTTTTCTCCCCATTAGTTAAAATTTGAATAACTCCGTCAATTAACATATTACCAGGCCCAGTATCAGTTCCTTGAATATCTTCTATTTTTCCGTTTTTTGGAATATAAGTATAATTTCCAATACCTCCTATATTTTGCAAAACTCTATTATACTGATTGCTTTTAAATAATATATAGTCTACATATGGCACTAGGGGAGCTCCTTGGCCACCTGCTGCTATATCTCTTGCACGAAAATTACTTATGGTTGTAATCCCTGTACGCTGTGCAATTACCCCAGCTTCTCCTATTTGAAGACTTGAGACGTAATCATTTTCAACATCATGATAAATAGTCTGACCATGTGAACCAATTAACTCTATATTACTTAGTTTTATATTTGTTAAAGAAGCTATTTTTTCTACACTTTTAGCAAATAGCTCTCCAAGTTCAAAATTCAATCGACATATTTTATCAACACTTCCTGTTTTTGGATCACAACATTCTAATATTTTATTTCTAGTTAAATTATCATAAGGTGTATTTATAAAATTAATAACTTTTACGTCGAAATCGTTAGAACTTATTTCACTGATATCTATTAAAGCAGTGTCGATTCCATCAAGAGATGTACCGGACATTAATCCAACAACATACATATTTATAATCTCCTTATTAAAAAGTTGAAAAAATTATTTGATTAACTCCAAATTATTAATTTTAGGCAAATACAATATTATTTATCTTATTTCTTATTACATTCAATTCAGGTTTTTTAAGGTATCTATCATAAAAGACAGCATTTGTTAAAAATATAGAAAACATGCCATCTTTTCTAATCCAGATAGACGTTCCTGTAAAACCATTGTGGCCAAATCCCGAACTATCCAGTGAATATTGGCAACCAGCAACTGGTGGAGCCATCCAAGCTATATGAGTTATATTTTCACCTCTTTTTACAATCGTTGTTGTAAATAAATCAAAAGTTTTCTCAGAAACAATTTTACCACTGAGTAAGTTATAAATAAAAATTCTTAAATCATCTACATTTGAAAATAGACCTGCATTACCACTTACTCCTCCAAGGTAATAGGCTAATTCATCATCAGGATCACCTTTAAGTCTTTTTCCGTCTCTTATAGAAGTGGCGACTGCTCTCTCTTTATCTATAGGATTATAACAAGTATTTTTCATACCTAAATCTATAAAAACTTTTTCTATATAATCTTTAAAATTCACTTGAGTAACTACTTCAACTATCTTCATTAAAGTAATAAAATTTAAGCAAGAGTATTCATAGCATTTATTTGGGCCTTTTTGAGGTTGTATTTCTATAAGTTTTTCAAAAAGTTCTTTGTTTTTATATTCCTTCCAAAGAGTTGAATAAGAAGGCATTAATGAAGTATGAGTTAGTAATTCAAAGATTGTTATTTCTCCTTTTTGCCCTGAAACATTTAAATAATTTCCTATTTTATCTTTTAAATGCAATTGACCGCTATCAATAAGTTTCATAACAGCAGTAGCTGTGGCAACAACTTTAGTAACACTAGCTAAATCAAAAATATCGTTCTCGGTTAATTTCTCAATCCCATCCTTTGTACCAAAAAAATCTCTGTATAAAATATTTTCTTCATCCCCAATTAAAAGAGAAGCTGCTGTATATACGTTATTTAAACCAGATACTATTATTTCATCTAATATTTTGATATCTAAACCTTTCAAATCATTCACCTTTCTTTAACAAAATTATATGATAAAATTATTTATATTTCTTTAATAAATATATCTAAAATATCATCACATACAGAAATATTTTCATATTCTTTGATTCTTATTTCACCTTCCCTTTTTATAAGATCTTTTTCTGATTCAGGAGAGGTAATTAGCTTTATCACTATCCTTGAAAGTTCTGAGAGTTTAGCAACCCATGGCTTAATATCTTCATAAAACCCCTTAAAACCAATTTTACTTAACTCTTCATCAAGATTTGATAATTCTTCTAGATAACTTACAAGTTCTTTGCTAGCATTTAAAGAATCTTCTTTATAATTTTTTAACAGCCTTTTTAATTTGAAAGATGTTCCTTCAAATAAGCGTGATTTAAGAAAATTTTCACTGAATAATTCTAACTCTCTCGAAAAATTTTCGCCCGCGATGTTAAATATTGCTTTCTCCCACGAAGTCCAAGGATTATAAGATTCAGAATTCCAAAGATAATCAGATATAGTCTGCAAAGCAATCATTGAAGCATAAGCCTGATTCATTGGATTAGCTATAACTCCTTCTATCGATTTGTAAAGATCAACTTCTCTGTTCGTTAATGGCCCCAAAAATAATTTTCCTTCATCCGCATCATTAACCGGATAATTATCCCACAATACTAACTTATGTCCAAACTGACTTGAAATCTCATTTGCATTTTTTATAGAAACTCTTTTAGACCAAACTCCATTTCCAGTCCAAATTACTACTATTTCAGAGTGTAAATTTTCTTTTAGAGTTCTTCTATAAGGGGAATCTTCTTTTTGCCAATATTCAGTAGGACAAAAATACAATTTTGCTTTAGAATCCTTCTTCTTTAAAAAATCATACAATTTGTTTGCTATGTATGTCTGGGCCAAACCATAATTATTATTAAACTTTCTAACATCTTCTTCGTATTCTAATTTATGAGGTATATCATCAAACAAAATTGCTACATTTGTAACTCCCCGCCTCAATACTTCATCATACTTATTGCATAACAATGAAAATTCCGTTTCATCGCTAAACTTCATACTTAAACCAGGACTAATACAAAATACAAAATCTACATAATTTTTCTTTGCCTCTTCTATCAAATCATATATTTTTTTCTTTTCTTCAAATGGATATGGTTCCCTCCATTTTTCTCTATGGTATGGATCATCCTTTGGAGCATACCAATATGCATTCATTTTATTTTTTCTACAAAATCTTATTATGTCTTTTCTATTTTCATTACTCCAGGGTTTACCATAAAAACCTTCTATAATCCCTCTTATATTAAAAGAAGAAAAATCAATAATTTCAACTATTGGAAGTATTTTATTTTTGCTATCAATCAATTGTTTTAGGGTCTGCGATGCATAAAAAAATCCTCGTTTTGTGGAAGAGCCTATACTAATTTCCTTTTTATCTTCATGAATTTTCAACAGATACCCTTCTTCGCTTAAATCTTCTAAACTTAATTCAAAATCGTTTTTATTTAAAAAGTCTTCGAGTTCCTTCACTGAAGAAGAAATGATTCCTTTAACTGTTAAATCTGCCTTTTCAGGTTTATCTACTAGAACAAAACAATCATTAGAAAAAAAATCTTCAAAATCATTACAACAGATTTTTATTTTAGAACCATTATATTCTATGTTTTTTCCTTCGTAAAATATTTTCTTTGGCAATGGATTTAAATTTTTTAACACACATTCCATTATTAAAATCCTCCTTTAATCCAGTTTGTATTTTTAAATTATCTCAGAAATCCCAAAATCCTTATTATATATATGTTTTAGAATTGATTTTTTTACAAAATACCTCCTCACTTCTAATCCCCACTAATTCTGATTTTTTTAACTATTCGGTACTTGTACCAAGTCAGGGGGAGGGCTCCGCCCTTGACCCGTTATAAATTCAGATGTTTACTCTTAGAAAATCTTTTTTTCTAAAACCCCTATACAGTTTATATTTTTAAATTCTCTCAGAAATACCAAGACCTGGAGTGATTGGCATATGAATCATCCCTAAATCATAAGCAATCCCATCAGGAATAAAATCAGATTCAAAAAATAAAGGTGAATCCAGATCTGCCTTTGTGATATTTTTAAAAGCAGCTGCAAAATGAGAAGCTGCTGTTACGGAAATCTTTGATTCGATCATACAACCTATCATACATTCAATACCTGCAGCTTCAGCAATTTTATTTATTTTAATCGCATTATATATACCTCCACATTTCATTAGTTTAATATTAATCATATCTGCAGCATTAAGTCTAATAATATTCAATGCATCATGTACGTTAAAAACACTTTCATCTGCGACAATTGGCAATGATAGACAATTTCTTAAATATTTTAACCCTTCAATATTCCAATTTATCACAGGTTGTTCTAATAGTTCTATATCATATTTCTCCAATTTTTTCATAAGAGATAAAGCTTCTTTGATGTTCCATCCCTGGTTAGCATCTAATCTAATCTTAATGTCGGTTCCAATGTTTTCTCTAATCATTTTTACCCTTTGAAAATCTTTGTTAGGATCAACCCCAACTTTTATTTTCAATATCTTGAACCCTTTCTTAACCGCTTCTTTTGCATCATTTACCATCTTCTCTGGCTCGTTTAGACTTATAGTAATATCTGTCTCAAATGAATTTTTATAACCACCTAGGAGCTTATATAAGGGAACATTATAATATTTACCTAAAATATCAAATAAAGCAACATCAACTCCAGCTTTAGCACTTTCATTTCCATATATAGCTTTTAAAATTTTTTCTTCAACTCTTTCTATATCTCTAGGATCTTCACCAATTATAACCGGTTTTATATAATTATTGATAGCACTCATAATGCTTTCTTGAGTTTCGCCTGTAACCCTTGGTTCAAAAGCCGATTCTCCAATTCCAATCAATAAATTATCAGTATGAATTTCAACATAAACGTTTTTTACTTCATTCAATGGACCAGCTGCGGTTATAAAAGGACTTGTTAACTTTAAATTTAACGGTTTAACTTTAATATCAACTATTCTCAAATGAACTTCACTCCTTTAAAAGTTATAGCTGAGCTTAATGATTCAAGATAAGTTAAATTAGAATTCATGGAGTAGAACAATAAATCCATAACAAATGTTTCGTGAATATCATATATCTTAAAAACTCCATTTTCATTTTTTCTTCTAAAATCAGATTCTTGATGAATTACATAATATTTATCTTTTAGTTTTCCCAAATACATAATGACATGACCTTTCATAAAAAGAAGATCTACAGCTAATAATTTATCTAAAATGGTTTTTCTTTCAGAAATGTAAGAGCTAAATGAAAAGCTACTAGGAAAAACCATTGTTCGTTGGTATTTAGAATCTCTCGGAAGATATAAGCCAAAAGTCTTAAATATATCCATTATAAATCGTGAGCAATCCCTGTTATCATTGCTTCCACCCCAACCATATCTTTCTCCAAGCATTTTAAAAGCTTGTTTAATTATATTTTCTCTGGTAAAAGCTAAAAAATCTCTCTTAACTTCCTTAGAACCTGAAAGAGGATAAACTGCAAAACCATCTTCACATTTATAACTTTTATCTACACTCCTATCAAAAAGAATCTTAAGAGGATAGCACCCTTCAGGAAAACAATAACCTAATTTACTATAAAATTGTTGAGTTTCAATCTCAGTCGCTAAAATAATTTTATCGCCCATTTGAAACTTTAACTTACTAAAATGTGCAAGGTCTTCTGTTTCTACTTTGCTTTCAGTTACCACTAAGAATGAATCAGATGAAAGATAATTTATAAACGTTTCTCTTGAGACTGTTATAAAATCATCTACTTTTATCCACCCAGAGTAAAAATAGCTTTGAACAAAATACCATCTTGAATCAAAAGATTTTTGATAAACTAAAATAGGTTCTCCTGGAGAAAGAGTTGTTAGA is a window of Defluviitoga tunisiensis DNA encoding:
- the anmK gene encoding anhydro-N-acetylmuramic acid kinase AnmK; its protein translation is MYVVGLMSGTSLDGIDTALIDISEISSNDFDVKVINFINTPYDNLTRNKILECCDPKTGSVDKICRLNFELGELFAKSVEKIASLTNIKLSNIELIGSHGQTIYHDVENDYVSSLQIGEAGVIAQRTGITTISNFRARDIAAGGQGAPLVPYVDYILFKSNQYNRVLQNIGGIGNYTYIPKNGKIEDIQGTDTGPGNMLIDGVIQILTNGEKTFDKDGEMAIKGTVSTELLNELKKHPFISKKAPKTTGREAFGLNYARKIVNIGKELHLSNEDIIATVTNFTAFTIVDAYQRFIRNKIDQIIISGGGSYNPTLILMIKSYVKMLLGENVVVMILEQLGYSSDAKEAVAFAILAYQTFKRRCNNVPQITGAKYSVILGDITP
- a CDS encoding beta-N-acetylhexosaminidase family protein; protein product: MECVLKNLNPLPKKIFYEGKNIEYNGSKIKICCNDFEDFFSNDCFVLVDKPEKADLTVKGIISSSVKELEDFLNKNDFELSLEDLSEEGYLLKIHEDKKEISIGSSTKRGFFYASQTLKQLIDSKNKILPIVEIIDFSSFNIRGIIEGFYGKPWSNENRKDIIRFCRKNKMNAYWYAPKDDPYHREKWREPYPFEEKKKIYDLIEEAKKNYVDFVFCISPGLSMKFSDETEFSLLCNKYDEVLRRGVTNVAILFDDIPHKLEYEEDVRKFNNNYGLAQTYIANKLYDFLKKKDSKAKLYFCPTEYWQKEDSPYRRTLKENLHSEIVVIWTGNGVWSKRVSIKNANEISSQFGHKLVLWDNYPVNDADEGKLFLGPLTNREVDLYKSIEGVIANPMNQAYASMIALQTISDYLWNSESYNPWTSWEKAIFNIAGENFSRELELFSENFLKSRLFEGTSFKLKRLLKNYKEDSLNASKELVSYLEELSNLDEELSKIGFKGFYEDIKPWVAKLSELSRIVIKLITSPESEKDLIKREGEIRIKEYENISVCDDILDIFIKEI
- a CDS encoding mandelate racemase/muconate lactonizing enzyme family protein, which gives rise to MRIVDIKVKPLNLKLTSPFITAAGPLNEVKNVYVEIHTDNLLIGIGESAFEPRVTGETQESIMSAINNYIKPVIIGEDPRDIERVEEKILKAIYGNESAKAGVDVALFDILGKYYNVPLYKLLGGYKNSFETDITISLNEPEKMVNDAKEAVKKGFKILKIKVGVDPNKDFQRVKMIRENIGTDIKIRLDANQGWNIKEALSLMKKLEKYDIELLEQPVINWNIEGLKYLRNCLSLPIVADESVFNVHDALNIIRLNAADMINIKLMKCGGIYNAIKINKIAEAAGIECMIGCMIESKISVTAASHFAAAFKNITKADLDSPLFFESDFIPDGIAYDLGMIHMPITPGLGISERI
- a CDS encoding NlpC/P60 family protein — protein: MNEDSICNSIYSILNVDNKAVFDPTFWIDRLEEASSVLMEPVEIGNLNHKIASRMQEHQLENYYFNFNSSYFLEKERKVEKDLFVKEMEKINTLQNLMELSTKDLYTSWGRKISTLNIESLYKYLSNFENYKKKLPAYIQISFGFTTKKCSVKSLPIAKKISNSPNFPFQDLLALTTLSPGEPILVYQKSFDSRWYFVQSYFYSGWIKVDDFITVSRETFINYLSSDSFLVVTESKVETEDLAHFSKLKFQMGDKIILATEIETQQFYSKLGYCFPEGCYPLKILFDRSVDKSYKCEDGFAVYPLSGSKEVKRDFLAFTRENIIKQAFKMLGERYGWGGSNDNRDCSRFIMDIFKTFGLYLPRDSKYQRTMVFPSSFSFSSYISERKTILDKLLAVDLLFMKGHVIMYLGKLKDKYYVIHQESDFRRKNENGVFKIYDIHETFVMDLLFYSMNSNLTYLESLSSAITFKGVKFI
- a CDS encoding serine hydrolase domain-containing protein; amino-acid sequence: MNDLKGLDIKILDEIIVSGLNNVYTAASLLIGDEENILYRDFFGTKDGIEKLTENDIFDLASVTKVVATATAVMKLIDSGQLHLKDKIGNYLNVSGQKGEITIFELLTHTSLMPSYSTLWKEYKNKELFEKLIEIQPQKGPNKCYEYSCLNFITLMKIVEVVTQVNFKDYIEKVFIDLGMKNTCYNPIDKERAVATSIRDGKRLKGDPDDELAYYLGGVSGNAGLFSNVDDLRIFIYNLLSGKIVSEKTFDLFTTTIVKRGENITHIAWMAPPVAGCQYSLDSSGFGHNGFTGTSIWIRKDGMFSIFLTNAVFYDRYLKKPELNVIRNKINNIVFA